The following coding sequences are from one Triticum aestivum cultivar Chinese Spring chromosome 5A, IWGSC CS RefSeq v2.1, whole genome shotgun sequence window:
- the LOC123108424 gene encoding glutathione gamma-glutamylcysteinyltransferase 1-like, with translation MEVASLCRRVLPTPPAVEFASPEGRRLFAEALEAGTMEGFFSLVSHFQTQSEPAFCGLASIAVVLNALAIDPGRRWKGPWRWFDESMLDCCEPLHVVRSQGITFGKVVCLARCAGASVRCFRADHATVHDLRAHLARCASSHDCHLIASYHRGHFKQTGGGHFSPIGGYHAGTDRALILDVARFKYPPHWVPLTLLWEAMNTTDKATGLLRGFMLVSRHNSAPSLLYTVSCGDESWKSMAKYCVEDAPNLLKDESPDNVTTLLSRLVGSLPANAGDLIKCVVEVRRKDEGGSCLSKEGKERLVLKEKVLQQVRDTKLFRIVQELQYPKRLRQAHTNGDGPKNVIPGTVVSEGNEQANSVDLLLSTSPSEKSLCNPNSTNEAVKYPSSTDVLTVLLLVLHPSTWFGIRDEIVKAEFQSLVSTDDLPDLLKREVLHLKRQLHYLTGCEGEEASQEPMPLSP, from the exons ATGGAGGTGGCGTCACTGTGCCGGCGGGTGCTCCCGACCCCGCCGGCCGTGGAGTTCGCCTCGCCGGAGGGGAGGCGGCTCTTTGCGGAGGCGCTGGAGGCCGgcaccatggagggcttcttcaGCCTCGTCTCCCACTTCCAGACGCAGTCGGAGCCGGCCTTCTGCGGCCTcgcctccatcgccgtcgtcctcaacGCGCTCGCCATCGACCCGGGCCGCCGCTGGAAGGGGCCATGGCGGTGGTTCGACGAGTCCATGCTCGACTGCTGCGAGCCCCTCCACGTGGTCCGCTCCCAGGGCATCACCTTCGGCAAGGTCGTCTGCCTCGCGCGCTGCGCCGGCGCCAGCGTCCGCTGCTTCCGCGCAGACCACGCCACCGTCCACGACCTCCGCGCCCACCTCGCCCGCTGCGCCTCCTCACACGACTGCCATCTCATCGCCTCCTACCACAGGGGCCATTTCAAGCAG ACTGGGGGTGGCCATTTCTCGCCAATCGGCGGCTACCATGCCGGGACAGACAGGGCGCTCATCTTGGATGTCGCGCGCTTCAAATACCCTCCTCACTGGGTTCCACTGACACTTCTCTGGGAAGCCATGAATACCACTGACAAAGCAACTGGACTTCTCAGGGG GTTCATGCTTGTCTCAAGGCACAATTCAGCTCCTTCATTGCTCTACACAGTG AGTTGCGGGGATGAAAGTTGGAAAAGCATGGCGAAATATTGTGTGGAAGATGCCCCCAATCTTTTGAAGGATGAGAGTCCAGACAACGTCACAACACTTCTGTCCCGCCTAGTGGGATCTCTCCCAGCCAATGCCGGAGATCTGATCAAATGTGTCGTTGAAGTCCGGAGAAAGGACGAAGGTGGGTCATGCTTGAGCAAAGAGGGGAAAGAGAGGCTTGTTTTGAAG GAAAAGGTATTACAGCAAGTCCGTGATACCAAGCTTTTCAGAATAGTCCAGGAACTGCAATACCCCAAGCGGCTTCGTCAGGCACACACAAATGGGGATGGGCCAAAGAATGTTATCCCAGGCACCGTAGTATCGGAAGGGAATGAACAAGCAAATAGTGTTGATTTGCTTTTATCAACATCCCCATCGGAAAAAAGCTTATGCAATCCAAACTCGACGAACGAGGCTGTTAAGTATCCATCAAGCACAGATGTCCTAACTGTCCTGCTGCTGGTTTTACATCCGAGCACATGGTTTGGCATAAGAGATGAGATAGTGAAAGCTGAATTTCAGAGTCTTGTTTCAACAGATGACCTTCCTGACCTTCTTAAACGGGAG